From Magnolia sinica isolate HGM2019 chromosome 13, MsV1, whole genome shotgun sequence, one genomic window encodes:
- the LOC131224245 gene encoding sister chromatid cohesion 1 protein 1, whose translation MFYSHQLLARKAPLGQIWMAATMHAKINRRKLDKLNIIKICEEILNPSVPMALRLSGILMGGVVIVYERKVKLLYDDVHRLLVEINEAWKVKARADPTVLPKGKTQAKYEAVTLKDDNGGEMEAGDHEQALHYSSTTAETTRIPNASYFPMGLDYVSETYININPDEDNLTQDHHQDVPLSDEIKDPRQEPQDHQQPDGFRNIAEKRRPTKRKTRPRTVHIIMDDELTIIPGNIYQSWLHDASDIVSRRGRRKKRLNPLLSMKTSDLMELPPVALISSLANVTGEIYYPKPLLELWRKSTRPQTAHDSPSRRMSPPQPPKPSWPSPPKRAHPQDPPEFPMEDFQSGTGFQQFQPSIEKLRNNLGNIEQEALEEALKVNQFATPGSSEYAVRSIPSSGSGHSFLQMDAEVQLHSGRSKKRQHSSSSGHSLGGLDPVDEEIPWRQKGRDPKLKRLSENGLTPDLELLEETAPTQTANPMSEPSMNEITRSIKTHLKLHFDTPGAPQVESLDQLASGMNRRKAAQLFYQTCVLASSDFLRVEQTVAYGDISISRGPKM comes from the exons atgttctACTCGCATCAACTCCTCGCAAGAAAAGCTCCTCTCGGTCAGATCTG GATGGCAGCTACAATGCATGCCAAGATCAACCGGAGGAAGCTCGACAAGCTCAACATCATCAAGatctg TGAAGAAATACTTAATCCGAGTGTCCCGATGGCTCTCAGACTCTCCGGCATTCTCATGG GCGGCGTGGTGATCGTATACGAGAGGAAGGTGAAGCTCTTATACG ATGACGTTCATCGACTGCTG GTAGAGATAAACGAGGCGTGGAAGGTGAAGGCCAGGGCCGATCCCACTGTTCTTCCCAAAGGGAAAACCCAAGCCAA GTACGAAGCTGTTACGCTGAAGGATGATAACGGCGGAGAGATGGAAGCTGGTGACCACGAGCAAGCCCTCCACTACTCCAGCACAACTGCCGAAACTACCAGAATCCCGAACGCCAGCTATTTCCCCATG GGACTCGACTATGTGAGTGAAACCTACATCAATATTAATCCTGATGAAGACAACCTCACCCAAGATCACCACCAAG ATGTTCCCCTCTCCGACGAAATCAAAGACCCACGGCAGGAACCACAAGATCACCAGCAGCCAGATGGATTCAGAAACATAGCTGAAAAG CGACGGCCCACAAAACGGAAGACAAGGCCAAGAACTGTCCACATTATTATGGATGATGAGCTAACCATCATTCCCGGTAATATCTACCAGTCTTGGCTTCATGATGCTTCAGACATCGTCTCAAGAAGAGGAAGACGGAAGaag CGACTAAATCCATTACTGTCTATGAAGACCAGTGACCTTATGGAGCTGCCACCCGTGgccttaatttctagtttggcaaATGTTACTGGTGAAATATATTATCCCAAGCCTCTTTTGGAGTTATGGAGGAAATCTACCAGGCCACAGACTGCCCATGATTCACCTTCAA GAAGAATGTCGCCACCACAACCTCCAAAACCATCATGGCCGTCACCACCAAAGAGAGCACATCCTCAAGACCCACCTGAATTT CCAATGGAAGATTTCCAAAGTGGAACCGGGTTTCAGCAGTTTCAACCCTCCATAGAGAAGCTTAGGAACAACCTTGGCAATATCGAACAAGAAGCACTCGAGGAAGCACTGAAAGTGAACCAGTTTGCGACACCGGGGAGTTCTG AATATGCTGTCCGATCCATACCCAGCTCTGGATCTGGACATAGTTTCCTGCAAATGGATGCGGAGGTCCAACTGCATTCAGGAAG ATCAAAAAAGCGGCAGCATTCGTCGTCATCCGGACATAGTTTGGGCGGCCTTGATCCGGTCGACGAGGAGATCCCGTGGAGGCAGAAGGGAAGAGATCCCAAGCTCAAAAGGCTGTCGGAGAATGGTCTTACTCCTGATTTGG AGCTGTTGGAAGAAACTGCGCCAACTCAGACCGCAAATCCAATGTCCGAACCATCAATGAATGAAATCACTCGCTCCATCAAAAC GCACCTAAAGTTGCACTTTGACACCCCCGGCGCTCCTCAAGTGGAGTCGCTCGATCAGCTGGCATCTGGAATGAACCGAAGGAAAGCAGCCCAACTCTTCTACCAGACATGTG TTCTGGCTTCATCTGATTTTCTGAGAGTTGAACAGACAGTGGCATATGGAGACATCTCCATTTCTAGAGGACCCAAGATGTGA